ATCGTTTCCATTGCATTTTTTACCAATTCCTTATCGATGCCTTTTTGTTGAAGTTCCTGACGAACCAAGTTCCGACCTTTGCGTTGCGTAATAATCCGACTGTCTGTCCACATTTTCGCAAACTCTTCATCATTGAGATAATTCTGTTCAGCCATCTTCTCACATGCCCAATCGATGACTGCAGCTTCGTACCCCGCTTCTTTCAGCTTGCGTTTAACTTCGATTGCCGAATGAGGGCGACGCCCGATAATACGTATCGCTTTTAGGTAGGCACTATTACGTTCTTCATCTATCGTAATTTTCTCAACATCCTGTTGATTAATAATTTCTCCCTTAACTAATCGATGCTTGATCAAAATATCTTCATGAACCGAGAATGCGTACTCCTCATTGATAAAAATATTATAGCGATGCCTGCCTTTTTTTTGTTTCTCAACCAGCGTAATTATTGACAATGTGTGCTCTTCATCGCTCATATCCAGCCAACTCCCCTAAAATGAAAAGCACCTTAACCCAAGGTTAAAGGTGCTTTCCTCTATGATTTAAATGTTATTCGAAAGCAACTTCCAATTCATCTTCGTCCTCATCTTCGTTTAGACCAACAGCTTTGATTAAGTTGCTGTTTTCACGAATTTTCAGCTCTATCGTTTCGGAAATAGCTTTGTTGTCTTTCAAGAATTGCTTCGCATTCTCACGACCTTGACCCAGTCGCTCGCCTTCATACGAGTACCAAGCTCCGCTCTTATTAACGATATCCATCTCTGTACCGATATCAATAATACTGCCTTCGCGGGAAATACCCTCGCCATACATAATATCAACTTCCGCTTGTTTGAATGGAGGCGCTACTTTATTCTTAACGACCTTAATTCTTGTACGGTTACCGACCATGTCATTTCCTTGTTTGATCGTTTCAATACGACGAACATCAAGTCGTACAGAGGAGTAAAACTTCAATGCGCGACCACCAGGCGTTGTCTCTGGGTTACCAAACATGACGCCAACTTTTTCACGCAGTTGGTTGATGAAGATCGCAATAACTTTGGACTTGTTAATTGCACCTGAAAGTTTACGAAGAGCTTGAGACATCAAACGAGCCTGCAAACCAACGTGTGAATCGCCCATCTCGCCTTCAATTTCCGCTTTCGGAACAAGCGCAGCAACCGAGTCGATGACGATGATATCCACTGCGCCACTGCGTACAAGCGCTTCAGCGATCTCTAAAGCTTGCTCACCCGTGTCTGGTTGGGATAATAGAAGCTCATCTATGTTAATACCAAGTTTACTTGCGTAAGAAGGATCCAAGGCATGTTCAGCATCAATAAAGGCAGCTTGTCCGCCAACTCTCTGTACTTCTGCAATCGCGTGAAGGGCTACCGTCGTTTTACCTGAAGATTCCGGACCGTAAACTTCAATAATTCTTCCGCGTGGGAATCCACCTATACCTAGTGCAATATCAAGCGCAAGCGCTCCAGTTGAAATCGTTTCAACTTGCATATGCGTAGACTCTCCAAGTTTCATGATGGAGCCTTTACCGAACTGTTTTTCAATTTGACGTAGTGCATTATCAAGTGCTGCGCGACGATCTGTCAAAACAATCACTTCCTTCTTCTATCATTATAGGTATATGATAACCTGTTTTAGAGTGTTTGCCAAGCATTTTTTCGAACATACATTCGACTTTTTAGCGAACAAACAAAAAACCGCAACAAAGTTATCGCTTTGTTACGGTCCTTCCGTTAACACTTACTCTTATTATAAGCGAACATTATTGATCTTTCAACTGTTTCCATAATTGATAGAGCGCACTTTTGGCTGCTCTATGTTTGATTGATTCCCGATTGCCTGAAAGCTGCAGCTCAATCACTTGGGTTGGCTTATTTTTTTGCGCGAATCCAATATATACCAGCCCCACCGGCTTGCCTTCTGAAGGACTTGGACCCGCTACGCCGGTAACCGAGATGCCAAAGTCACTTCCGGTCTTCCCGCTTATATGTTCAGCTAGCAGAACAGCTGTTTCACTGCTTACCGCACCGGGAGCTCCCTCGCCTTCAAGAACTTCCATCGGAACGGAAAGAAGCTGATGTTTGAGCGCATTAGTATAACAGATTACGCCTCCAAGAAATGGCTGCGAGCTGCCTGGAATTGAAGTTATCAGATCACTCAACAAACCGCCTGTACAGCTTTCCGCAACGGCAAGTGTTAGTTTCTTAGCCGCCAACAATTGCACAACGACGGCTTCAATAGGGACGTCTTGTTCCGCATAGAGATGTTCAGACAATCGACTTCTAATCGCTTGTTCCGTGGATTGCAGCTTTTTCTCGCCTTCATCAGCGGATTGTGCGCGTGTCGTAATACGAATTGTCACCTCGCCCTCTTTGGCGTAAGGAGCAATGGTTGGATCGGTTTGGGCTGCAATCAAATCAAGCAATTGATGTTCCAGATTGGATTCGCCGATGCCGGCAAATTTAAGCATCTTGGAATACAGGGGTACTTCGTCAGTCATCTTAGTCTGTAGCCAGGGAACTGCATGTTTTGAGAACATAGGCTTCATTTCCTTGGGAGGACCTGGCAATAGAATAAAATGGGTCCCTTCGTATGTAAAAGCGATTCCAACGGCTAGCCCCGTTTCGTTATGCAAAGGATCACTGTCCGCCAACATCAATGCTTGTCTTCGATTGCTGTCCACCATATGAATGCCGCGGGTTTGGAACATATCGGTTATTGCTGTCATCGATGGTTCATGGATGATCAATTCACGGCCTGCGAACCCAGCCAGCACGTCTTTGGTCAAGTCATCCTGGGTTGGGCCAAGCCCGCCCGTACAAATGACGACGTCCGCTCTGGAAGCCGCTAATTTGAAGGTTTCAAGCAATCTCTGTTCATTATCACCGACAACGGTTTGGAAATACACGTCGACACCGATCGCAGCGCATTCACGTGATAGGAATTGTGCATTCGTGTTCACGATTTGACCAAGCAATAGTTCTGTTCCAATAGCGACAATTTCAGCTTTCATCTCAAACTCCTCCTTTAAATAAGAAAACCTCTATTGCGGCTGTTCAATGAAGAGCGACCGCATGTAGAGGTAGGTTTTATCGCCAACAGGTTGCCCTATTATGCTTTTTCTGAAAAGTCTATGACGTGTTTATTCTTCACAAAGTACTCAATTCCTGAGTAGACCGTAATAATCGCTGCTGCCCAACTAGCTATAACATCAAAGGGGAAGTGCAGAAACGTAAACGGAAAATTATTGATAAGCAGTGCAATGATGGCCGTAATCTGTGCAGCCGTCTTTGCCTTTCCCCATTTGCTCGCAGCCATGACTGTGCCTTCCAATAGAGCAATTTGGCGAAGTCCGGTAACTGCCCATTCTCTACTGATAATCACAATGACAATCCAAGCATCTACTTTATCCATTTCAACTAAAGAAACGAGTACAGCTGTAACAAGCAGCTTATCCGCGAGCGGATCTAACAGCTTGCCTAAGTTAGTTACAAGATTACGTTTTCTGGCTATGTAACCGTCTAAACTATCGGTACTCGCTGCAATAATGAAAATTAAGGCAGCAATAATTTGATTGTACGTAATACTGAACTCCTCAATCCGTATATGTGGAAATTTTACCTTGATCAACAAGAAAAACATGATGATAGGTACTAATAAAATCCTCGCCACGGTGATGCGATTGGCTAGGTTCATGCAATAACCTCCCCTGATAAATCAAACTCATAGGAGTGGGTAATGCGAACTTTTGCCATCTCGCCAATATTCAACTTCCCATTAGATACGAATACTTCGCCATCAATCTCGGGAGCGTCAAACTGGGAGCGGCCAATATAGACATCGCTTCTGCCATCGTATCTTTCAATCAGCACATCAATTTCTTGACCGATACGGCGTCCGCCGCGTATATTCGAAATTTCACGTTGAATTTCCATAATGGCATTCGCCCGATATTCTTTTACATCGTCTGGAACTTGATCCGGCAAACGTGCTGCTGGCGTATCATCTTCCTTGGAGTAAGCAAAAACACCCAGACGATCGAATTGTACGTCGCTTACGAATTTCTTTAAGTTTTCGAAATCTTCCTCCGTTTCCCCAGGGAAACCAACTATAAGAGATGTGCGCAGCGCGACATCAGGAATAGCCTCACGGATTTTGCGAACCAACTCGCGCGTATCTTTCTGGCGACCTGGTCTTCTCATCCGCTTAAGGATCGAATCTTCACTATGTTGCAGAGGCATATCGATATACTTGCAGATCTTGGGATTAGACGCCATCACTTCGATCAGCTCATCGCTAAAGAATCCTGGATACGCATAATGCAGCCTTACCCACTCAATACCTTCTACTTCGCTAACTTTGTTCAATAAGGTAGGCAGCATAAAGCTATCATAAAGATCGGTACCGTAATTCGTGGAATCTTGTGCAATAAGGCTAATTTCCTTAACGCCTTGTGCAGCCAAATTAGCCACTTCTGCAACGACAGACTCCATGCTTCTGCTTTTGAATGCACCGCGCATAATCGGAATACTGCAAAACGTACACGCATTGTCGCAGCCTTCTGCGATTTTCACATAGGCTGTATAGCGGGGGGTTGCCACAAGTCTTGGCAGATCCGCATCATAATTAAATACCGGATTCCCCACTAGAACCGGTTTCTTGCCACGTAGAGCTTCATCTACGATATGATTGATTTTATCAAAATCTCCAGTACCAACAATGCCATCAATTTCTGGCATTTCGTCCATTAGCTGCTTCTTATAGCGCTGAGTTAAACAGCCTGAAACGATAAGCGCTTTGAGATTTGCGGTTTGTTTCAGTTCTGCCATATCCAAAATTGTATTTACGGATTCTTCTTTTGCTGCATCAATGAACCCGCAAGTGTTCACGATAATGACGGTAGCGTCTTCCTTGTTGTCCACAAGTTGAAAACCACGTCCATGTATTAATCCAGCCATAATCTCGGAATCAACCATATTCTTTTCGCATCCGAGGGTTACTACTTTAACCTTTTCTGTCATGAATGAAACAACCTCCAATAGTCCTAAAAAACGCTCCTTACCAGTATAATACAAGCCCTATGGGGTGTCAAAAT
Above is a genomic segment from Paenibacillus sp. HWE-109 containing:
- a CDS encoding regulatory protein RecX, yielding MSDEEHTLSIITLVEKQKKGRHRYNIFINEEYAFSVHEDILIKHRLVKGEIINQQDVEKITIDEERNSAYLKAIRIIGRRPHSAIEVKRKLKEAGYEAAVIDWACEKMAEQNYLNDEEFAKMWTDSRIITQRKGRNLVRQELQQKGIDKELVKNAMETINPDDEFAGAMKLAQTKWKQTSGKTMDRKRKTGAFLMRRGYTGSIVTKVLAQVSSEPNDEEFDFIDDAFDS
- the recA gene encoding recombinase RecA; amino-acid sequence: MTDRRAALDNALRQIEKQFGKGSIMKLGESTHMQVETISTGALALDIALGIGGFPRGRIIEVYGPESSGKTTVALHAIAEVQRVGGQAAFIDAEHALDPSYASKLGINIDELLLSQPDTGEQALEIAEALVRSGAVDIIVIDSVAALVPKAEIEGEMGDSHVGLQARLMSQALRKLSGAINKSKVIAIFINQLREKVGVMFGNPETTPGGRALKFYSSVRLDVRRIETIKQGNDMVGNRTRIKVVKNKVAPPFKQAEVDIMYGEGISREGSIIDIGTEMDIVNKSGAWYSYEGERLGQGRENAKQFLKDNKAISETIELKIRENSNLIKAVGLNEDEDEDELEVAFE
- a CDS encoding competence/damage-inducible protein A; translated protein: MKAEIVAIGTELLLGQIVNTNAQFLSRECAAIGVDVYFQTVVGDNEQRLLETFKLAASRADVVICTGGLGPTQDDLTKDVLAGFAGRELIIHEPSMTAITDMFQTRGIHMVDSNRRQALMLADSDPLHNETGLAVGIAFTYEGTHFILLPGPPKEMKPMFSKHAVPWLQTKMTDEVPLYSKMLKFAGIGESNLEHQLLDLIAAQTDPTIAPYAKEGEVTIRITTRAQSADEGEKKLQSTEQAIRSRLSEHLYAEQDVPIEAVVVQLLAAKKLTLAVAESCTGGLLSDLITSIPGSSQPFLGGVICYTNALKHQLLSVPMEVLEGEGAPGAVSSETAVLLAEHISGKTGSDFGISVTGVAGPSPSEGKPVGLVYIGFAQKNKPTQVIELQLSGNRESIKHRAAKSALYQLWKQLKDQ
- the pgsA gene encoding CDP-diacylglycerol--glycerol-3-phosphate 3-phosphatidyltransferase; translation: MNLANRITVARILLVPIIMFFLLIKVKFPHIRIEEFSITYNQIIAALIFIIAASTDSLDGYIARKRNLVTNLGKLLDPLADKLLVTAVLVSLVEMDKVDAWIVIVIISREWAVTGLRQIALLEGTVMAASKWGKAKTAAQITAIIALLINNFPFTFLHFPFDVIASWAAAIITVYSGIEYFVKNKHVIDFSEKA
- the rimO gene encoding 30S ribosomal protein S12 methylthiotransferase RimO, translated to MTEKVKVVTLGCEKNMVDSEIMAGLIHGRGFQLVDNKEDATVIIVNTCGFIDAAKEESVNTILDMAELKQTANLKALIVSGCLTQRYKKQLMDEMPEIDGIVGTGDFDKINHIVDEALRGKKPVLVGNPVFNYDADLPRLVATPRYTAYVKIAEGCDNACTFCSIPIMRGAFKSRSMESVVAEVANLAAQGVKEISLIAQDSTNYGTDLYDSFMLPTLLNKVSEVEGIEWVRLHYAYPGFFSDELIEVMASNPKICKYIDMPLQHSEDSILKRMRRPGRQKDTRELVRKIREAIPDVALRTSLIVGFPGETEEDFENLKKFVSDVQFDRLGVFAYSKEDDTPAARLPDQVPDDVKEYRANAIMEIQREISNIRGGRRIGQEIDVLIERYDGRSDVYIGRSQFDAPEIDGEVFVSNGKLNIGEMAKVRITHSYEFDLSGEVIA